The nucleotide window AACGCGACGAAGTCAGCGGCATGTACCGGCTTGGATTGTGCGCCTTCGAGATGGCCCAGCATATTCTCAAAAGTGCCAGCCTCATCAGATTGGCACATCCTGTCATGGAAGAACTGGCCAGGAAGCACGACGAGGCGATCTACATCACCGTCCTGAACAATGATGAAGTGCTCTTCCTGGATATGGTCGACTCTTTTCAGCAGATAAAGACAGTGCCCCTGGTCGGCAGACGCTTTCCCTTTTTCACCAATGCCGCCGGTAAAGCCATCAAAGCCATGAGTTCCTCCGATGCAATCGGAGCGATGGGTAAACGACGCGCTGCCAAGACTGGCATTCGCGATATCCAACGACTGGAATCCGAACTCGACGATATCCGCAAACGCGGAGTCGCCGTGGATATCGGCGGGCTGGGCGAAGGTATCTGCGCCGTCGCCGTTGCCATCAGGGATTACGCCGGCAAGGTGGTGGGTGCCTTGACGCTTCTGGCCCCCTCCTTCCGCATGCTGCAGGATCGTCTGGAGCAGGAAATCATTCCTTCCATGCTGGAGGGGGCGGAAGTACTTTCCATGAAATTCGGCTATGCCAAGATACACGCATGAAAGATGAATCCATTACGCGAAAGGAGACTGCGATCCGGAATCAGAGGGAAATACTACGTTTCGATTATTCACGAGAGAAAGGAGTAAAACATGGCAGAAAAACAGTATGATTGGTCCGCAATCGCCAAAAATCCGAAGTTCATCGAACTCCACCACAAAAAATCAGCCTTCCTGTTCGGCTGGTGGATCTTCTCCAGTGTCTATTATTTCCTGCTCCCCATCGGGGCAGCGTATGCTCCCGGTCTTTTCAAGGTCAAGATCATCGGCGTCGTCAACTTCGGTTACGTTTTCGCACTGTCCCAGTTCTTCGTCTCCTGGGCTCTGGCGCTGTACTACGCTCATGTTGCCAACAAGGATTTCGACCGCCTGACCAGGGAACTGGTCGATGAACTTCATCTCTAAGCAAAGGAGGATAGGACATGACCTTCAAAAAGATTATCATTGCCGCAACACTGACCCTTTCCGTCGCCGCAGCCGCCTTTGCTGAAGAGCCGAAGAAAGCTCCGGCCGCCCCCGGCGCAGCCCCTGTTGCCGCCGCTCCTGCCGCTGGCGCGCCTGCCGCCGCACCGGCAGTCGCCGCTCCCGCGGCTCAGGCCCCGGCTCCGGCTGCCGCCCCTGCCCCGGCCGCTCCGGCGAAAAAGAAAGAACTCAAGGCCAACAAGGCTATTACCCTGACCATGTTCACCGCCATTATCGCCATCACCATGGGAGTGGTTGTCTGGGCCGCCAAACAGACCAAGACAGCGGCCGACTTCTACGCCGCCGGCGGCGGCATCACCGGTACCCAGAACGGCTGGGCCATTGCCGGCGACTACATGTCGGCTGCCTCCTTCCTCGGGATTTCCGGCATGATCTCCCTGTACGGCTATGACGGGTTCATGTACTCCGTCGGCTGGCTGGTGGCCTACATCACCGTGCTCCTGATCGTGGCCGAGCCCTGCCGTAACGCCGGCAAGTACACCCTGGGGGACATCCTCTCCTTCCGCACCGATCCCAAGCCGGTCCGCGCCGTGGCTGCCCTCTCCACCGTGGCTGTTTCCACCTTCTACCTGACCGCACAGATGGTCGGCGCAGGCAAGCTGATGGCCCTGCTGGTCGGTATCTCCTACAAGACCTCGGTCATCGGCGTGGGCATACTGATGGTCGGCTACGTCGTTTTCGGCGGCATGACCGCCACCACCTGGGTTCAGATCATCAAGGCCGGCCTGCTCATGAGCGGCGCCTTCCTGCTCTCGTTCCTGGTCATGATGAAGGCCGGCTTCAACCCGATCGGCTTCTTCAGCGACATCGTCAACAACCCCAACATACAGGATCACGTTTCCAAACTGGTGCTGAAGGACGGCATCACTCTGACCGGAGCGGATGCCGGCCAGCGCTTCCTTGAGCCGGCCCTGTTCATGAAGGCTCCGCTCGACCAGATCTCGCTCGGTATGGCCCTGGTGCTCGGTACCGCCGGCATGCCGCACATCCTGATGCGCTTCTTCACCGTGCCGACCGCCCAGGCCGCACGTAAGTCCGTTATCATCGCCATGTTCATCATCGGCGGCTTCTACGTTCTGACCACCCTGCTCGGCTTTGGCGCCGCCATCCACGTTACCCCCCAGGGCATTACCGCTGTCGACGCCGGCGGCAACATGGCCACCCTGCTCCTGGCCCAGCAGCTGGGTGCCGATATCGCACCGATCATCGGCGACATTTTCCTGGCCTTCCTCTGCTCGGTTGCCTTCGCCACCATCCTGGCTGTCGTTTCCGGCCTGGTACTGGCCGCTTCGGCCGCCATCGCCCACGACATCTACGTCAACGTGATCAAAGATGGCCACGCCGACCAGCATGAGCAGGTCATGGCCGCCCGCATCACCTCCTTCGTGGTCGGTGCTGTCGGCATCGTCATCGGCATCGCCGCCGAGAAGCAGAACGTCGCCCACCTGGTGGCCCTGGCCTTTGCCGTGGCCTCCTCCGGCAACCTGCCGGTGGTCGTGCTGTCGCTCTTCTGGCGCAAGTTCAACACCGCCGGCGTCATCTCCGGCCTGGTGGTCGGCACTGTCGCCTCCATCGGCCTGGTCATGGTATCGCCCAACATGACCTATCCCAAGGTGGTCGCTGCCGGCGCCCAGAAGGTGATTACCGCCATGGAGAAGAAACAGGCTGCCCTGCCTCCGGGCGCCCAGCTTGAAGAGAAGGATGCCAAGGCCCTTGAAAAGGCCAAGGCCGATTACGAGAAGAACAAGGACGGCAAGTCCATCATGGGTCTTGACGCTCCGCTGCTGAAGCTGAAGAACCCGGGCATCATCTCGATCCCGCTCGGCTTCCTGGCCGCCATTCTCGGCTGCCTGGCCTTCCCGAACCGTCGTTCCGAAGAGATGTTCGACGAGGTCTATGTCCGCCAGAACACCGGCCTCGGCATGGCCAAGGCCATCGATCACTGATTCCTTTGATTAAAAGATGTGATATAGTGGGGGAGGCTTCGGCCTCCCCTTCTATTTTCCCGCTGATTCCGATCGGCACCCCGGACACCTGACTCATGACCTTCAACGACACGCTATCCGCTATTCCGGAATTGCACCGGATCACCCGCTACTGCGAAGCGGAAGAGGTCGGCCTGCTGCTGCGGGACCTCCGCAACGTACTGGAGCAGGACCGCCGGCAAATGCTTGCATGGTCCGAAGAATATGAAGATCTGCTGGCGCGGGTCCAGGATGCCGACTCCGGCGTCCTGACCTCCATCCATCAGGACTTGAACCGCGTCGAAACCGAGCGTTTCCTGCTGAGCTATTCGGTAACAGCCCTGCATGCCAACTGCACCCATTATCGCGACCTGATAGCCGCTCGCACCATGACACTGGTGTCCGCCGAAATGGCTGCTGCCGGCCGCCAGCCCCCTCCGGTGCCCTGCGCCCTGCTCAGCATGGGCAGCGATGGCCGCCAGGAACAGACACTGATCACAGATCAGGACTATCTCATCGTCTACGGCGATGGGGGGGGCGAAACGGCTGATCTCTATTTCAAGGACTTCTCCGATCTGCTGGTAGACAAGCTGGAAGAAGCGGGATTCAAGAAATGCACCGGCGATATCATGCCGAGCAACCCCACCTGGCGCGGATCGTATTCCCAGTGGCGCAAACGCCTGTTGGCCATCGTGCGGTACGAGTTCGACGACTATGCCAAAAACATGATGGATCTCATCGTCCTGTCCGATGCCCGCTATGTGGCCGGTGACCGGGAGTTGGCCGAACAGCTGGCCGGTATGATCAGAACGATGGAGCAGGATTATTTCCAGGTACTATGGGGCATGGCCAAGGCAGCCACGGAGATGAGGCTGGCACTCGGATTTCTGAAGCGGCTCTGGACCGAAAGCAGTGGAGAGCACAAGGGGGAGTTCAACCTGAAGCTGCTGGCCTGGGCTCCGCTGGTGATGAACATCCGGATTCTGGCGATCAATCAGGGCATACCGGCCACCAATACCGTGGAACGCATCTCCCTCCTGGAAAGAGAGGGCAGCTTTTCAGCTTCGGTAGCCCAAGAGCTCCGGACCGCCTATCATATTCTCACCAAACATCGCATCCTGCTGCAGATCAAGGTGCTGAAGGGCATCCAGAACGATGCCTATCATCTCAATCCTTATCAGCTTCCCGCTGCCGAACGGGAAAAGATACGCCACGGCCTGATCAAGATCGAGGAACTGCAGAAAGTCATCCATTCCAACTTTTCGATTGTCTGATTCCCCTGCCCGACCGCCTGACCTCCCCAAACGCCCCTCCCGCGCCTCTTTCGACCTTTGTTGCCGAGTGCAGCCGGATTGTCCCCCCGATAAATTTTTCTTCGCCCCATACAGCAAGGGCCGGCGAAACTTGTTCGCCGACCCCCGGTCAGACTGCTGTTTAATGCTGTTAATGTCTCTTATTTCTTTTTGCTTTTCTTGGCGGGTGCGGCCGGAGTTTCCGATTTCTTCTGGGCCGGATCCCAATGGTTAAGGTTATGTGCCGTATTGTGGCAGTCGCCGCACTTGTTGAAACGGGCCAGCATGCCGGCCGGATGCGGCGACCCATGGCAGCTCTGGCAGGTCGGCACCATCTTGTGCTTGTCCCTGTGGCAGGTCACGCAGGCCACGACCTTATGTTTCGCATCGCTGGCAGCCAGAACCGCGGCAGGTTTCGTGTGGCAGGCAGCGCACATCTTATTGGGTGTGTCGGATGGATAGGTAACCACTGTCGGCATATGAGCCTGATGGCAGCGTTTGCAATCGGTTGCCGTCATATCGGCACTGTGCGGTTTGTGGCACTGCGTACACTGCGGAATCTTGCCGTGAACATTGTGGCAGAAGCTGCAGGCAAGGCTGGAGTGCTTGCTCTTGACCTGCTTCAGCTTGACAATCTGCTGGTTGTGACAACCGAGGCATTCTTCGGTGATATTGTTGGACAACTTGATGATCTTGGGTGTGTGGGGATTGTTGTGGCAGCGCATGCACGCGGACAGGTTGTAGTGAGGTTTGCCGCTGTGACACGAGCTGCATTCGGGAATGACTTTCCTGACCGCCGGCGGGTGGCCCGTGTGGCAATCCTGGCAAGTAACACTGGTCTTGTGAGCACCTCCATTGGATTCAATATCCGCAACGGGGCCTGCATGACACTTGATGCAATCGGCATTGCTCAATGCCGGTTTCTGCGCGGGCTCCGCGCCGAACGCAGCCGCCGACAGCAGGCATGTCACTGCCGCAGACAGCACCAATCCTCTCAACGATACCAGTACGCTCATCGTGCTTCCTCCTTTTCAAATGGTGTCATCCCCCCATATCCGCACAAAACCTTGTAAAGTGTGCCACATTCCGATCGACCGTCAACCGGCGCACCAAAAAATTTCATTATAAATATGTATGCTGCCGCAGAAAAATGGGCTTCAACCACCAGCCGCCCCGCCCCGGTACTCCTGAAAACTTGACAGCAGCGGCATGTTCTGTTATCTACTTTCTGTCACAACGGGCGCTTAGCTCAGCGGGAGAGCACTGCCTTCACACGGCAGGGGTCACTGGTTCGATCCCAGTAGCGCCCACCATTTTTAGCCGACGACTCCACAAGTCATCGGCTTTCTGTTTTTCAGAGGTCAAAACGAGCAGTACAGTTCCAGGTCCTGGACAGTAGATTCTCCAATAAAAAAAGCCCCTCCGTCTTCGGAGGGGCTTTTTGCTTTCAAACTTGTTTCTCGAATATTACTTCTTTTTGGCCGGTTTTACCTTCAGGTCCCTCAGGTCTTTGCCCGGTGTGAATTTTCCGGAGGTCTTGGCAGGAATTTTGAGGGCTTTGCCAGTCTGAGGATTCCGGCCGGTCCGGGCGCTACGGGTAACGGAGCTGAAGCTGCCAAATCCGACCAGAGTGACTTTGTCGCCAGCCTTGATTGCAGCAGTAGTTTCCGCAATAAAACCGTTCAGCGCCAGATCGGCCTGTTTTTTTGTAATCCCCGCGGCTTCTGCCATCTTTGCCACCAGATCTGCCTTTTTCATAAGCCCTCCTTGAATTAAAAGATGATTGTATATAGCACATCACCTGACTTATTCAACACTTATTATGCGTCACGAGCCCCAAACGGCACTTTTCTGACCGCAGTCACATTAAAAATACGGGCAGAACAATCTAAGACCAGCTTGATCATCACTCTCGTGATGACAGGTGTCGAAGAATGACGGGAAACAGGATAAACAGACAGACAAGCAGCAATGCCGAGACCACTTTCCATGATGCTATCTCCTGCAGTTCTTCCGCCATGCGCATCTGTGCTCCTGCGAAGGCGTACACGAAAGAACCGGGCAATACGCCGACCGATGTCGTCCAGATAAAGGTGGACAACCGTATTCTGGTGATCGCGGCGCAGTAATTGACGGCAAAAAACGGAATGACCGGCAGGATGCGCAGGATCAGCAGGTACCGCGGACCATGCCGGGCTATTTCCCTGTTGAAACGCTCCAGGTGCCGGCTGAAACGCACCTGAAGCCAGTCTCCGATCACAAAGCGGGTAGCGATGAACGCAAGTGTAGCCCCGCTGGTTGCGGCGATATTTATGAAAATCATCGCGGGCAACGTACCGAACGCCATCCCGCCGGCCACGGTCAGCACCAGGGCTCCCGGAAGAAAGAAAGCGGTGGCAAGGTAGAGCAGCATGAAGCCGGCCGCTGCATACGCGTAATGCTGCCCTATGTAGCCCAGCAATGCCTGTTTGTGCTCCTGCAGATAGCTTATTGTAAGAAGGTCATCCTGCAGCAGGAACCTCGCCAGCAGGATCAATACGCCTAAGAACAGCGCAACAACAAGCTGCTTCCGGTATTTCATGTTCCCGCCTACCCCTGGCCGTCCTGGCACCGGGTCAGAATTGACTTACCCCCCTTTTAAAGTATCCTTTTCAATACATCACGCCGCTGCCGGGCGTTCCCGCGACATGTACCGGGGTCCCGGCACGACAGGGTTCGATAGCCGCCGGACCGAAGGTCCCTTCGACTTAAGGATAGTACATCACCTACCCATGTCAAAAACCTTCTCCGTTATGACGTACAACGTTCACAGCGGCATCGGAATGGATGGTAAGGTTTCGCCATTGCGGATAGCCGATGTGATCGACGAATGCAATCCCGACATCGTCGCATTGCAGGAGCTGGATTCCGGTCTGCACCGCACGGAAATGATCGACCAGGCCCATCTGATCGCCTTGACGCTGAACATGTCCTATCATTTTCACTCCTCCATCCAGGTCGAAGGAGGAGGATACGGGAACGCGGTTCTGAGCCGCTATCCGCTCCGGCTGGTAAAGGCCGGAGCCCTTCCCAGCGAGCCCTTGAATCCCTTTTTTGAACCGCGCGGGGCCGTCTGGGCAATGGTGGAGCTAAACGGCCAGGCGCTGCAGATAGTATCCACCCACTTCGGCCTGAACCGGCAGGAACGGAAAAGCCAGGCAACGTCAATCACCGGGCCGGAATGGCTGGGACATCCGGAGTGTCGTCCCCCGGTCGTTTTTTGTGGAGATCTGAACTCCCTGCCAGGCTCGCCCCCCTACCGCTCCATCACCAGACACCTGCACGATGCGCAGCGCTGCCTGAAAGGCAACCGTCCCCGCGGAACCTGGCCGGTACGCCTGCCCCTCATGCGCATCGACCATCTCTTCATCTCATCCGACCTGCGGGTCTTGAAGGTAGCGGTGCCCAGGACGCCACTTACCAGAATTGCTTCAGACCATTACCCGCTGGTCGTCACGTTGGAGCTGCCATGATACTGAAACCGGGATCCAACTGCATGGACATCTATCAAGCGTGTACGACGGGCCTGATCGTCGATGCCTGCGATTATTACCGCACGTTCTATCATGCGGCCGCCAAGGCGCGCCGCTCTATCCTCCTGGCAGGGTGGCAGTTTGATTCGGAGGTTCCTCTGTTACGGGGCAGGGAAGCTGAGCAGTGCGGCGAGGTGCGTTTTCTCCACTTCCTGGAATCCCTGTGTGAGCGCCTTCCGGACTTGGAAATATACATTCTGGCCTGGGATTTCAGCGTCATCTTTTCGATGGAGAGGGAATGGTTCCAGGACATCATCTTCAACTGGACCACCAACGAACGCATCCATTTCCGTTTCGACGGAAAACATGCCATCGGCGCCACGCACCACCAAAAATTCGTGGTAGTTGATGGTGCAATCGCCTTTGTCGGTGGAATGGACATCTGTTCGGAGCGCTGGGACGACCGCCACCATCTCCTGGAAAATGCCTCAAGGGTCGATGCCAACGGCCCCTACGGACCCTACCATGACATTCAGTCTTTTCATACCGGACCCATTGTCGGGGAGTTTACCCGGCTGTTCGAGCAACGCTGGCTCGATTCGGGAGGTGCTCCGCTGTTGCTTCCGCCCCCCTTGCCGGGACACACGCTGCTGACGGGGGATGACCTGATACCGCTTGCCACCGATCGCGTCGCTGTCAGCCGCACGCAGGCATCCGATCCCCAGACCCGCCAGAGTGCCATACAGGAGATCCGCCGATTATTCATCGACGCCATCAGCATGGCTGAACAATTGATTTATCTGGAAAACCAGTATTTCAGTTCTCAGGCGGTGTACCGGGCACTGATCGACAGGATGACCGATCCGGGGCGATCGTCGCTCCAGATCATCATGATTGTGCCCGACAAACTCCCCTTTACGGAGGAACTGTTCCTGGGAGTGCCCCAGATGAAGATGCTGCGTTCCCTGCAGCGCACGGCAGAAGAAACCGGCCATGAGCTGCGCGTGTATTCTACCGCCTGCATCAAAAACGGCGAGCGGACGATGACCTTTATTCATTCGAAGTTACTGCTGGTTGACGACCGTTTTCTGACCATCGGTTCGG belongs to Geobacter sp. SVR and includes:
- a CDS encoding IclR family transcriptional regulator; its protein translation is MDRERGAYSVQAVVKAFDLLETLAAEDSNPTIPLLARKLELSRNKVFRLLATLEDKGLVERDEVSGMYRLGLCAFEMAQHILKSASLIRLAHPVMEELARKHDEAIYITVLNNDEVLFLDMVDSFQQIKTVPLVGRRFPFFTNAAGKAIKAMSSSDAIGAMGKRRAAKTGIRDIQRLESELDDIRKRGVAVDIGGLGEGICAVAVAIRDYAGKVVGALTLLAPSFRMLQDRLEQEIIPSMLEGAEVLSMKFGYAKIHA
- a CDS encoding DUF485 domain-containing protein; the encoded protein is MAEKQYDWSAIAKNPKFIELHHKKSAFLFGWWIFSSVYYFLLPIGAAYAPGLFKVKIIGVVNFGYVFALSQFFVSWALALYYAHVANKDFDRLTRELVDELHL
- a CDS encoding cation acetate symporter; the encoded protein is MTFKKIIIAATLTLSVAAAAFAEEPKKAPAAPGAAPVAAAPAAGAPAAAPAVAAPAAQAPAPAAAPAPAAPAKKKELKANKAITLTMFTAIIAITMGVVVWAAKQTKTAADFYAAGGGITGTQNGWAIAGDYMSAASFLGISGMISLYGYDGFMYSVGWLVAYITVLLIVAEPCRNAGKYTLGDILSFRTDPKPVRAVAALSTVAVSTFYLTAQMVGAGKLMALLVGISYKTSVIGVGILMVGYVVFGGMTATTWVQIIKAGLLMSGAFLLSFLVMMKAGFNPIGFFSDIVNNPNIQDHVSKLVLKDGITLTGADAGQRFLEPALFMKAPLDQISLGMALVLGTAGMPHILMRFFTVPTAQAARKSVIIAMFIIGGFYVLTTLLGFGAAIHVTPQGITAVDAGGNMATLLLAQQLGADIAPIIGDIFLAFLCSVAFATILAVVSGLVLAASAAIAHDIYVNVIKDGHADQHEQVMAARITSFVVGAVGIVIGIAAEKQNVAHLVALAFAVASSGNLPVVVLSLFWRKFNTAGVISGLVVGTVASIGLVMVSPNMTYPKVVAAGAQKVITAMEKKQAALPPGAQLEEKDAKALEKAKADYEKNKDGKSIMGLDAPLLKLKNPGIISIPLGFLAAILGCLAFPNRRSEEMFDEVYVRQNTGLGMAKAIDH
- a CDS encoding putative nucleotidyltransferase substrate binding domain-containing protein, which translates into the protein MTFNDTLSAIPELHRITRYCEAEEVGLLLRDLRNVLEQDRRQMLAWSEEYEDLLARVQDADSGVLTSIHQDLNRVETERFLLSYSVTALHANCTHYRDLIAARTMTLVSAEMAAAGRQPPPVPCALLSMGSDGRQEQTLITDQDYLIVYGDGGGETADLYFKDFSDLLVDKLEEAGFKKCTGDIMPSNPTWRGSYSQWRKRLLAIVRYEFDDYAKNMMDLIVLSDARYVAGDRELAEQLAGMIRTMEQDYFQVLWGMAKAATEMRLALGFLKRLWTESSGEHKGEFNLKLLAWAPLVMNIRILAINQGIPATNTVERISLLEREGSFSASVAQELRTAYHILTKHRILLQIKVLKGIQNDAYHLNPYQLPAAEREKIRHGLIKIEELQKVIHSNFSIV
- a CDS encoding cytochrome C — its product is MSVLVSLRGLVLSAAVTCLLSAAAFGAEPAQKPALSNADCIKCHAGPVADIESNGGAHKTSVTCQDCHTGHPPAVRKVIPECSSCHSGKPHYNLSACMRCHNNPHTPKIIKLSNNITEECLGCHNQQIVKLKQVKSKHSSLACSFCHNVHGKIPQCTQCHKPHSADMTATDCKRCHQAHMPTVVTYPSDTPNKMCAACHTKPAAVLAASDAKHKVVACVTCHRDKHKMVPTCQSCHGSPHPAGMLARFNKCGDCHNTAHNLNHWDPAQKKSETPAAPAKKSKKK
- a CDS encoding HU family DNA-binding protein; protein product: MKKADLVAKMAEAAGITKKQADLALNGFIAETTAAIKAGDKVTLVGFGSFSSVTRSARTGRNPQTGKALKIPAKTSGKFTPGKDLRDLKVKPAKKK
- a CDS encoding TVP38/TMEM64 family protein, coding for MKYRKQLVVALFLGVLILLARFLLQDDLLTISYLQEHKQALLGYIGQHYAYAAAGFMLLYLATAFFLPGALVLTVAGGMAFGTLPAMIFINIAATSGATLAFIATRFVIGDWLQVRFSRHLERFNREIARHGPRYLLILRILPVIPFFAVNYCAAITRIRLSTFIWTTSVGVLPGSFVYAFAGAQMRMAEELQEIASWKVVSALLLVCLFILFPVILRHLSSRE
- a CDS encoding endonuclease/exonuclease/phosphatase family protein, whose product is MSKTFSVMTYNVHSGIGMDGKVSPLRIADVIDECNPDIVALQELDSGLHRTEMIDQAHLIALTLNMSYHFHSSIQVEGGGYGNAVLSRYPLRLVKAGALPSEPLNPFFEPRGAVWAMVELNGQALQIVSTHFGLNRQERKSQATSITGPEWLGHPECRPPVVFCGDLNSLPGSPPYRSITRHLHDAQRCLKGNRPRGTWPVRLPLMRIDHLFISSDLRVLKVAVPRTPLTRIASDHYPLVVTLELP
- a CDS encoding phospholipase D-like domain-containing protein, with product MILKPGSNCMDIYQACTTGLIVDACDYYRTFYHAAAKARRSILLAGWQFDSEVPLLRGREAEQCGEVRFLHFLESLCERLPDLEIYILAWDFSVIFSMEREWFQDIIFNWTTNERIHFRFDGKHAIGATHHQKFVVVDGAIAFVGGMDICSERWDDRHHLLENASRVDANGPYGPYHDIQSFHTGPIVGEFTRLFEQRWLDSGGAPLLLPPPLPGHTLLTGDDLIPLATDRVAVSRTQASDPQTRQSAIQEIRRLFIDAISMAEQLIYLENQYFSSQAVYRALIDRMTDPGRSSLQIIMIVPDKLPFTEELFLGVPQMKMLRSLQRTAEETGHELRVYSTACIKNGERTMTFIHSKLLLVDDRFLTIGSANITNRSLGLDTELNVSWEAEPGTCGGLIESIRRVRTSLLAEHAGQQGREADFQQIHGLIRRLDRLVEEPDSRLCWYEPDPELENNTWPGALEPIARVVDPEENVYEQITRYRTSAFARGIRLVSQWITGL